One stretch of Arachis hypogaea cultivar Tifrunner chromosome 20, arahy.Tifrunner.gnm2.J5K5, whole genome shotgun sequence DNA includes these proteins:
- the LOC112786598 gene encoding F-box/kelch-repeat protein At3g23880-like produces MAPKHPTAAVLLCEVVMEILSWIPAKPVTRLKLVCKSWNSIISHPHFAKLHLHRSPKNSILLITRTPPFPEKERKQGLVLSSVESFIQNPSSTLDAQENRRSLHVEDCVVGSCNGLVCVSHSLFHPNNDNFDIWFRLWNPLIGFISGNSPSPCLRVNGHDAFGFGYDESSDSYKVVIASRDYSSGTVTAQVYSFRGSSWKRVNSFPAFPFFDDNGHFIGGTLNWLGLRNPHGGDDYDWDAVTLDMLMIVSFDLKSDTNKQILLPKGIDEIPREEPSLEVSGNSLYLLHDYKNTHFIAWQMKEFGDENSWTQLLKISFDHLGVEMLLLPELIFENGNIFMFMGRHCFEEVFYDRRDNSVKRVNINNLDFDAFDYVESLIQPF; encoded by the coding sequence ATGGCGCCTAAACACCCAACAGCGGCGGTCCTCTTGTGTGAAGTGGTGATGGAGATCCTCTCTTGGATTCCTGCAAAGCCTGTCACGCGCCTGAAGCTTGTGTGCAAGTCATGGAACTCCATCATCTCCCATCCTCACTTCGCCAAACTTCACCTTCACCGATCACCCAAAAATAGCATCCTCCTGATTACGCGAACACCACCTTTCCccgagaaagaaagaaaacagggCTTAGTGTTGAGTAGCGTTGAATCTTTCATCCAAAATCCATCATCCACTCTTGATGCTCAAGAGAATCGCCGCTCTCTACACGTAGAAGACTGTGTTGTGGGTTCATGCAACGGGTTGGTTTGTGTGTCCCATAGTCTTTTCCACCCCAACAACGATAATTTCGATATCTGGTTTCGTTTATGGAACCCTCTCATAGGGTTTATTTCAGGGAACTCGCCTTCGCCTTGCTTACGTGTCAATGGGCATGATGCTTTTGGGTTTGGGTATGATGAGTCAAGTGACAGTTACAAGGTAGTGATTGCCAGTCGGGATTATTCTTCTGGAACAGTAACTGCGCAGGTTTATAGCTTCCGTGGCAGTTCTTGGAAGAGGGTCAACAGTTTTCCTGCTTTTCCGTTTTTTGATGATAATGGCCACTTCATCGGTGGCACTCTTAATTGGTTAGGTCTCCGTAACCCGCATGGAGGTGATGATTATGATTGGGATGCTGTTACACTTGATATGTTAATGATTGTTTCTTTTGACCTGAAATCGGATACAAATAAACAGATTCTGCTTCCAAAGGGTATCGATGAGATCCCCCGTGAAGAGCCAAGTCTGGAAGTTTCGGGAAACAGCCTGTATCTTCTTCATGATTACAAGAACACTCATTTTATTGCATGGCAAATGAAGGAGTTTGGAGATGAAAATTCTTGGACTCAATTGCTAAAGATTAGTTTTGACCATCTCGGTGTTGAAATGCTATTGCTACCGGAGCTTATATTTGAGAATGGAAATATCTTCATGTTTATGGGCAGGCATTGTTTTGAGGAAGTTTTTTATGACCGAAGAGATAATAGTGTTAAACGCGTTAATATCAACAATCTTGACTTCGATGCATTTGATTATGTTGAGAGCTTGATTCAGCCTTTTTAA
- the LOC112786600 gene encoding F-box/kelch-repeat protein At3g23880-like, whose translation MAAQHPTAAVLLCEVVMEILSWIPAKPVTRLKLVCKSWNSIISHPHFLKLHLHRSPKNAILLFTQTKALTLGEEEKQGLVLSSVESFIQNPSSSLDTQENRHSLHVEDWVSGSCNGLGERIHPQNVGLGPHKGEKNPTHNSFGFGYDESSDSYKVVTLIRDSSGIVTAQVYSFGGSSWKTINSLPAFLYFAEDTSGHFIGGTLNWLALRNLHGDDYDWADVTLDMLMIVSFDLKSDTHKQILLPKGIDEIPGQKPILGVWGNSLYLLHDYKNTHFIAWQMKEFGDENSWTQLLKISFHHLGVETLFPEFIFENGNIFMLIGRHRFEEVFYDRRDNSVKRVNILANNCYFEAFDYVESLIQPC comes from the exons ATGGCGGCTCAACACCCAACAGCGGCGGTCCTCTTGTGTGAAGTGGTGATGGAGATCCTCTCTTGGATTCCTGCAAAGCCTGTCACGCGCCTGAAGCTTGTGTGCAAGTCATGGAACTCCATCATCTCCCACCCTCACTTCCTCAAACTTCACCTTCACCGATCACCCAAAAATGCCATCCTCCTCTTTACGCAAACAAAAGCGCTCACGCTCGGCGAAGAAGAAAAACAGGGCTTAGTGTTGAGTAGCGTTGAATCTTTCATTCAAAATCCATCATCCTCTCTTGATACTCAAGAGAATCGCCACTCTCTACACGTAGAAGACTGGGTTTCGGGTTCATGCAACGGGTTG GGTGAAAGAATACACCcccaaaatgttgggcttgggcctcacaaaggagagaaaaacccaACACACAATTCTTTTGGGTTTGGGTATGATGAGTCAAGTGACAGTTACAAGGTAGTGACTCTCATTCGAGATTCTTCTGGAATAGTAACTGCACAAGTTTATAGCTTCGGCGGCAGTTCTTGGAAGACGATCAACAGTCTCCCTGCTTTTCTGTATTTTGCTGAAGATACTAGTGGCCACTTCATCGGTGGCACTCTTAATTGGCTAGCTCTCCGTAACCTTCATGGAGATGATTATGATTGGGCTGATGTTACACTTGATATGTTAATGATTGTTTCTTTTGACCTGAAATCGGATACACATAAACAGATTCTGCTTCCAAAGGGTATCGATGAGATCCCCGGTCAAAAGCCAATTCTGGGAGTTTGGGGAAATAGCCTGTATCTTCTTCATGATTACAAGAACACTCATTTTATTGCATGGCAAATGAAGGAGTTTGGAGATGAAAATTCTTGGACTCAATTGCTAAAGATTAGTTTTCACCATCTCGGTGTTGAAACGCTATTTCCAGAGTTTATATTTGAGAATGGAAATATCTTCATGTTGATAGGCAGGCATCGTTTTGAGGAAGTATTTTATGACCGAAGAGATAATAGTGTTAAACGCGTTAATATCTTGGCCAACAATTGTTACTTCGAAGCATTTGATTATGTTGAGAGCTTGATTCAGCCTTGTTAA